A segment of the Yersinia rochesterensis genome:
CCCGATCAACTGGGCAGCAGGTTTAATTTTATTTGTCACTGCACCATTGATCCCTTTGTTTATGGTGCTGGTCGGAATGGGCGCTGCCGACGCCAACCGGCGTAATTTTGTCGCACTCGCTCGTCTAAGTGGTAACTTCCTCGACCGTTTGCGTGGTCTGGACACTTTACGTTTATTTAACCGCGCCAAAGCAGAAACAGACCAAATTCGTGAATCCTCAGAAGATTTCCGTCGCCGCACCATGGAAGTACTGCGTATGGCTTTCCTCTCCTCCGCTGTGTTGGAATTTTTCGCGGCAATATCCATCGCAGTCGTTGCTGTCTATTTTGGTTTTTCCTATTTAGGTGAATTGAATTTTGGCAGTTACGGCCTGGGTGTCACCCTATTTTCTGGTTTTCTGGTTTTGATTTTGGCACCTGAATTCTTTCAGCCGCTACGGGACTTAGGTACGTTTTACCATGCCAAGGCGCAAGCTGTTGGTGCTGCTGAGTCATTGGTAACATTTTTAAGTAGCGAAAGTGAAACTATTGGCCGTGGCGATAAAGTTTTGGATGGCACTGATGCCATCACTCTGGAAGCTGACGCGCTAGAAATTCTATCCCCCACAGGTACTCGCTTGGCTGGGCCACTGACATTTTCTCTCTCTGCAGGCAAACGAGTTGCTATTGTTGGTTTAAGCGGGGCGGGTAAAAGCTCCTTGCTTAATTTGCTATTAGGCTTTTTACCTTATCGCGGCTCATTAAAAGTCAACAACATAGAATTGCGCGAACTGGATCCGCAGGCTTGGCGAAACCAGTTAAGCTGGGTCGGCCAAAATCCGCACTTACCGGAACAGACACTGGTCGCCAATATTTTGCTGGGCCAACCTAATGCTGACAATAACCAACTACAACTGGCTATTGAGCGCGCATATATCAATGAATTCCTTAATGACCTACCACAAGGATTAGATACTGAAGTCGGTGACCATTCGGCGCGTCTTTCTGTTGGGCAAGCCCAGCGCGTTGCTGTTGCCAGAGCATTGCTCAACCCGTGCCGACTTTTGCTACTAGACGAACCTACTGCCAGTTTGGATGCTCATAGTGAACAGTTGGTCATGAAAGCGCTGGAGGAAGCCTCCCGTAAGCAGACCACATTGCTGGTCACCCATCAGTTGGAAGATACGCTGGGGTATGATCAAATCTGGGTGATGGATAATGGCCTATTAATTCAGCAAGGTGATTATTCTAGCCTGAGTCAATCAGCCGGTTCATTTGCCAACCTGCTGTCCCATCGCAGTGAGGAGCTTTAATCATGCGAGTGCTTCTCCCCTTTTTGGCCTTGTATCGCCGTCATTGGTTCCTGATTTGTCTGGGTATTGTGTTGGCCATCATCACATTACTGGCCAGTATCGGGTTATTGACATTATCAGGCTGGTTCCTGGCCGGAACCGCGATTGCGGGCCCTGCTGGGTTGTATACTTTTAACTATCTGTTACCTGCGGCTGGTGTTCGAGGTGCTGCGATTATCCGCACGGCTGGTCGTTATGCTGAGCGAGTTGTCAGTCATGACGCGACATTCCGAGTGCTGGCACATCTACGGATCTTTGCATTCCAGAAAATATTACCCCTCTCCCCTGCTGGCATTGCTCGCTTTCGCCAAAGCGAATTGCTGAACCGCCTGGTTGCAGATGTCGATACACTCGATCATCTCTATCTGCGAGTAATCTCACCGCTGGTTGCCGCTATTGTCATCATAGCAACAGTAACATTTGGCCTGAGTTACATTGATGCCAATTTGGCCCTGACACTTGGTGCCATACTGCTTGGGTTATTATTGTTAGTGCCATTGATTTTCTATCGTGCTGGTAAACCTATTGGCCGTGATTTAACAGATCTGCGC
Coding sequences within it:
- the cydD gene encoding heme ABC transporter permease/ATP-binding protein CydD, with amino-acid sequence MNKTRQYELIRWLKKQSAPAQRWLRLSMLLGLFSGLLIIAQAWLLATLLQALIIDKIPRAELITDFGLLAGTFAVRAVISWLRERVGFICGMKVRQQIRKIVLDRLEQLGPAWVKGKPAGSWATIILEQIEDMQDYYSRYLPQMYLAVFIPVLILIAVFPINWAAGLILFVTAPLIPLFMVLVGMGAADANRRNFVALARLSGNFLDRLRGLDTLRLFNRAKAETDQIRESSEDFRRRTMEVLRMAFLSSAVLEFFAAISIAVVAVYFGFSYLGELNFGSYGLGVTLFSGFLVLILAPEFFQPLRDLGTFYHAKAQAVGAAESLVTFLSSESETIGRGDKVLDGTDAITLEADALEILSPTGTRLAGPLTFSLSAGKRVAIVGLSGAGKSSLLNLLLGFLPYRGSLKVNNIELRELDPQAWRNQLSWVGQNPHLPEQTLVANILLGQPNADNNQLQLAIERAYINEFLNDLPQGLDTEVGDHSARLSVGQAQRVAVARALLNPCRLLLLDEPTASLDAHSEQLVMKALEEASRKQTTLLVTHQLEDTLGYDQIWVMDNGLLIQQGDYSSLSQSAGSFANLLSHRSEEL